The following coding sequences are from one Eublepharis macularius isolate TG4126 chromosome 19, MPM_Emac_v1.0, whole genome shotgun sequence window:
- the SLC6A8 gene encoding sodium- and chloride-dependent creatine transporter 1 isoform X2 translates to MKAGSINVWNIAPLFKGLGFASMVIVFFCNTYYIMVLAWGFYYLVKSFAATLPWATCGNPWNSPECMEIFRHEDCANGTGAGNLTCNELSDKRSPVIEFWENEVLRLSEGLEFPGAINWEVTLCLMACWVLVYFCVWKGVKSTGKIVYFTATFPYVVLIILLIRGVMLPGAQDGIIYYLQPDWSKLASPQVWIDAGTQIFFSYAIGLGALTALGSYNRFNNNCYKDAIILALINSGTSFFSGFVVFSILGFMAAEQGVDIAKVAESGPGLAFIAYPRAVTLMPVAPLWAALFFFMLLLLGLDSQFVGVEGFITGILDFFPAAYAFRFQREVTVAVCCVICFFIELSMVTEGGMYVFQLFDYYSASGTTLLWQAFWECVAIAWVYGADRFMDDIACMIGYRPFPWMKWCWMFLTPLVCLGIFLFNVAYYKPLIYNNTYIYPWWGEAIGWGFALSSMLCVPLTALYKLIRAKGSLAERWHHLTQPIWGLHHLEYKVPELEDGALTTLTPVSDGSAKVVILESVM, encoded by the exons ATGAAGGCGGGGAGCATCAATGTGTGGAACATCGCACCACTTTTCAAAG GGCTGGGGTTTGCCTCTATGGTGATCGTCTTCTTCTGCAACACCTACTACATCATGGTGCTTGCGTGGGGTTTCTACTACCTGGTGAAGTCTTTCGCAGCCACCCTGCCCTGGGCAACATGCGGGAACCCCTGGAACTCTCCTGAGTGCATGGAGATCTTCCGGCACGAGGACTGCGCCAACGGTACCGgcgctggcaaccttacctgcaACGAGCTCTCCGACAAGAGGTCGCCCGTGATCGAATTCTGGGA GAACGAGGTGTTGCGTCTTTCAGAAGGCCTGGAGTTCCCCGGGGCCATCAACTGGGAAGTGACCCTCTGCCTCATGGCCTGCTGGGTCCTCGTTTACTTCTGCGTCTGGAAGGGCGTCAAATCCACTGGCAAG ATTGTGTACTTCACTGCTACATTCCCTTACGTGGTGCTTATTATCCTGCTCATCCGAGGGGTGATGCTGCCGGGCGCTCAGGACGGGATAATCTACTATCTCCAACCTGACTGGTCCAAACTGGCCTCCCCTCAG gtgTGGATTGATGCCGGGACCCAAATCTTTTTCTCATATGCCATAGGATTGGGGGCTCTCACTGCCCTGGGCAGCTATAACCGGTTCAACAACAATTGTTATAA AGATGCCATCATCCTGGCGCTAATCAATAGTGGGACCAGTTTCTTCTCCGGCTTTGTGGTTTTCTCCATCCTGGGCTTCATGGCTGCAGAGCAAGGAGTCGACATTGCCAAGGTGGCTGAATCCG GGCCCGGGCTGGCCTTTATCGCGTACCCACGAGCTGTCACGCTGATGCCTGTTGCCCCCCTCTGGGCTGCCCTCTTTTTCTTCATGCTCCTGCTTTTGGGCTTGGATAGCCAG TTCGTGGGCGTTGAAGGCTTTATCACCGGCATCCTGGATTTCTTCCCGGCTGCCTATGCCTTCCGGTTCCAGAGAGAGGTCACTGTGGCTGTTTGCTGCGTCATCTGCTTCTTCATCGAGCTTTCCATGGTGACTGAG GGGGGCATGTATGTCTTTCAGCTCTTTGACTACTACTCGGCAAGTGGCACTACTCTGCTGTGGCAGGCCTTCTGGGAGTGTGTGGCGATCGCCTGGGTGTACG GTGCTGACCGCTTCATGGATGACATCGCCTGCATGATTGGCTATCGGCCCTTCCCGTGGATGAAGTGGTGCTGGATGTTCCTGACCCCTCTTGTCTGCCTG GGCATTTTCCTCTTCAACGTGGCCTACTACAAGCCATTGATCTACAACAACACCTACATCTACCCCTGGTGGGGAGAAGCGATCGGCTGGGGCTTTGCACTCTCCTCTATGTTGTGTGTCCCTCTCACAGCCCTCTACAAACTCATCCGTGCTAAGGGATCACTGGCTGAG CGTTGGCACCACCTCACCCAGCCGATCTGGGGACTGCACCATCTGGAATACAAGGTGCCCGAATTAGAGGACGGCGCTCTGACCACCCTGACCCCGGTCTCGGATGGAAGTGCCAAAGTGGTCATCCTGGAGAGCGTCATGTGA